A region of Sugiyamaella lignohabitans strain CBS 10342 chromosome A, complete sequence DNA encodes the following proteins:
- the NGL2 gene encoding Ngl2p (Protein involved in 5.8S rRNA processing; Ccr4p-like RNase required for correct 3'-end formation of 5.8S rRNA at site E; similar to Ngl1p; NGL2 has a paralog, NGL3, that arose from the whole genome duplication; GO_component: GO:0005737 - cytoplasm [Evidence IEA,IEA]; GO_component: GO:0005622 - intracellular [Evidence IDA] [PMID 12358428]; GO_component: GO:0005634 - nucleus [Evidence IEA,IEA]; GO_function: GO:0003723 - RNA binding [Evidence IEA]; GO_function: GO:0004521 - endoribonuclease activity [Evidence IMP,ISS] [PMID 12358428]; GO_function: GO:0004527 - exonuclease activity [Evidence IEA]; GO_function: GO:0016787 - hydrolase activity [Evidence IEA]; GO_function: GO:0004518 - nuclease activity [Evidence IEA]; GO_process: GO:0090305 - nucleic acid phosphodiester bond hydrolysis [Evidence IEA]; GO_process: GO:0006364 - rRNA processing [Evidence IMP] [PMID 12358428]), whose protein sequence is MISSSARSGGFIGSKFAWMACENKIGNNKRGRVKGPPPNLTPEYIAEQRAIREAKKQAKKAKAEQEAKVDGAKIITEEDEDYSFIKRPFLTVPGAVLEDASRSFKFMTYNVLAQSLIRRELFPENGDALKWVWRRQVLAKELEYYLPDVLCMQEVDTDHTKAFWHPLLESFGHENVFTTFPGKKHGLSISYSKKKFRLVDQATVFYDEFYIKGVPVMAKTRNNGMLVALELIDDRGEPKGTGIIVTNCHMFWHPKGSYERTRQLAILMTEAIKFKDKYNWPVLLGGDYNSECFDTPYICATSKRPVVLDEESKAILLESVSILRPKFGKDLVKVESVNGDGQEEIESLVQYFNNLPYKATSVYGSAYMSVHPENIHPRSEGEPNFSNWAHAWRGLLDYIFVLENKNQTPSKEPSRVSPEVKVLELLRLPLRDEMGPEPSGQPRKGQYPSDHLCIMAKLEI, encoded by the coding sequence aTGATAAGTTCGTCGGCCAGGTCTGGTGGATTTATTGGATCTAAATTTGCCTGGATGGCTtgtgaaaacaaaatcgGGAATAACAAGAGAGGGCGGGTCAAGGGACCTCCTCCAAATCTCACACCCGAATATATTGCTGAGCAGAGAGCCATTcgagaagcaaaaaaacaagCCAAGAAGGCGAAGGCTGAACAAGAAGCGAAAGTTGATGGTGCCAAAATAATTACggaggaagatgaagattATTCCTTCATTAAAAGGCCATTTCTAACAGTTCCGGGTGCAGTATTGGAAGACGCGTCGCGAAGTTTTAAGTTTATGACATACAACGTTCTGGCTCAGTCGTTAATTCGAAGGGAATTGTTCCCTGAGAATGGGGATGCCTTGAAATGGGTATGGAGGAGACAGGTTTTGGCTAAAGAATTAGAGTATTACTTGCCAGATGTTCTCTGTATGCAAGAAGTTGACACTGATCACACAAAAGCGTTTTGGCATCCGTtactcgagtcgtttggGCACGAGAATGTTTTTACTACTTTTCCTGGAAAGAAACATGGTCTATCTATCtcatattcaaaaaaaaagtttagATTGGTTGATCAAGCTACAGTGTTTTATGACGAATTTTACATCAAGGGGGTGCCAGTTATGGCGAAGACCAGAAATAATGGAATGCTGGTTGCTTTGGAATTGATAGATGATCGAGGTGAGCCCAAAGGTACAGGTATAATTGTCACTAACTGCCATATGTTCTGGCATCCAAAGGGGTCATATGAACGTACTAGGCAATTGGCAATTCTGATGACGGAAGCAATAAAGTTCAAGGATAAATATAATTGGCCTGTATTGCTGGGAGGGGACTATAACAGTGAATGCTTCGATACCCCTTACATTTGTGCTACAAGCAAAAGGCCGGTCGTCTTAGATGAAGAGTCGAAGGCTATTTTATTGGAAAGTGTCTCCATACTGAGACCTAAGTTTGGGAAGGACTTGGTGAAAGTCGAAAGTGTCAACGGTGATGGACAGGAGGAGATCGAATCGTTGGTGCAATATTTTAATAACCTACCATACAAAGCTACAAGTGTCTATGGCTCAGCATATATGTCAGTTCACCCAGAGAATATCCATCCTAGAAGTGAAGGTGAACCAAATTTCTCTAATTGGGCACACGCTTGGAGAGGACTTCTTGACTATATTTTTGTacttgaaaacaaaaatcaaacacCATCAAAAGAACCAAGTAGAGTTAGTCCGGAAGTTAAGGTCTTGGAGTTATTACGACTTCCTTTACGTGATGAGATGGGACCCGAACCTAGCGGACAGCCTCGTAAGGGACAATATCCTAGTGACCATCTGTGTATTATGGCCAAGCTCGAGATTTAG
- the COX11 gene encoding Cox11p (Protein required for delivery of copper to Cox1p; mitochondrial inner membrane protein; association with mitochondrial ribosomes suggests that copper delivery may occur during translation of Cox1p; GO_component: GO:0016021 - integral component of membrane [Evidence IEA]; GO_component: GO:0016020 - membrane [Evidence IEA]; GO_component: GO:0005740 - mitochondrial envelope [Evidence IDA] [PMID 2167832]; GO_component: GO:0005743 - mitochondrial inner membrane [Evidence IEA,IEA]; GO_component: GO:0005743 - mitochondrial inner membrane [Evidence IDA] [PMID 10501934]; GO_component: GO:0005743 - mitochondrial inner membrane [Evidence IDA] [PMID 15776235]; GO_component: GO:0005758 - mitochondrial intermembrane space [Evidence IDA] [PMID 22984289]; GO_component: GO:0005761 - mitochondrial ribosome [Evidence IDA] [PMID 15776235]; GO_component: GO:0005739 - mitochondrion [Evidence IEA]; GO_component: GO:0005739 - mitochondrion [Evidence IDA] [PMID 16823961]; GO_function: GO:0005507 - copper ion binding [Evidence IEA]; GO_function: GO:0005507 - copper ion binding [Evidence IDA] [PMID 12063264]; GO_process: GO:0009060 - aerobic respiration [Evidence IMP] [PMID 10617659]; GO_process: GO:0006461 - protein complex assembly [Evidence IMP] [PMID 2167832]): protein MFRRPTIRLPVQKQLSRHLSSRSMFQQQAKFTDQQKREAFLRGIQQANQARNKQKNKKVLTVSLYSASIVVAALALSYASVPLYRVICQRTGWGGTPITNSEKFTADKMIPVERKKRISVTFSSEVSGAVPWTFKPQQREVQVLPGETALAFYKAKNISDTDIIGMATYSVVPEKVAPYFSKIQCFCFEEQMLRAGEEVDMPVFFFIDPDFAKDPSVAKIDDIVLHYTFFKAQYNENGTLSPVDQSQEQVSVAAARI from the coding sequence ATGTTCCGGAGGCCAACGATACGATTACCAGTACAGAAACAACTGTCGAGACATTTGTCATCAAGGTCAATGTTCCAACAACAGGCCAAGTTCACGGATCAACAGAAGCGAGAGGCTTTTCTTAGAGGTATTCAACAGGCCAACCAAGCCAGaaataaacagaaaaacaaaaaagtgCTCACAGTCAGCTTGTATTCTGCCAGTatagtagtagcagcactTGCTTTATCTTATGCTTCGGTCCCACTATATCGTGTCATCTGCCAGAGAACTGGTTGGGGAGGCACTCCTATTACCAATTCAGAGAAATTCACTGCTGACAAGATGATTCCAGTCGAGCGGAAAAAGCGAATCTCGGTTACATTCTCATCAGAAGTTTCTGGAGCTGTTCCATGGACATTTAAACCTCAGCAAAGAGAAGTCCAGGTGCTGCCTGGTGAAACTGCTCTAGCGTTTTATAAGGCAAAAAACATTTCTGATACAGATATAATTGGCATGGCAACTTATAGTGTGGTTCCCGAAAAGGTTGCTCCTTATTTCAGCAAGATTCAGTGCTTCTGCTTTGAGGAACAGATGCTGCGAGCTGGCGAAGAGGTGGACATGccagtcttcttctttattgATCCTGATTTCGCCAAAGATCCGAGCGTCGCTAAGATTGATGATATTGTTCTGCACTACACATTCTTCAAGGCTCAATATAATGAAAATGGCACTTTATCCCCAGTCGACCAGTCCCAAGAACAGGTTtcagtggctgctgctcgtATTTAA